One window from the genome of Salvia splendens isolate huo1 chromosome 9, SspV2, whole genome shotgun sequence encodes:
- the LOC121746475 gene encoding ras-related protein RABE1c-like: MAAGSGRARADYDYLIKLLLIGDSGVGKSCLLLRFSDGSFTTSFITTIGIDFKIRTVELDGKRIKLQIWDTAGQERFRTITTAYYRGAMGILLVYDVTDESSFNNIRNWIKNIEQHASDNVNKILVGNKADMDESKRAVPKCRGQALADEYGIKFFETSAKTNMNVDEVFLSIAQDIKQRLSDSNSKSEPQTIKITKPGQTGRAAQGANKSACCG, from the exons ATGGCTGCTGGATCCGGCAGAGCTCGAGCTGATTACGATTACCTCATCAAACTCCTATTGATCGGCGACAGCG GTGTGGGTAAGAGTTGCCTTCTTCTAAGATTTTCCGATGGCTCTTTCACCACCAGCTTCATTACTACCATAGG GATTGATTTTAAGATAAGGACTGTAGAGCTTGATGGTAAAAGAATCAAGCTACAAATTTGGGATACTGCTGGACAAGAACGATTCCGTACTATCACCACTG CTTACTATCGTGGAGCTATGGGCATATTGTTGGTGTATGATGTCACCGACGAGTCATCTTTCAACA ACATTCGGAACTGGATCAAAAATATTGAACAACATGCCTCCGACAATGTCAACAAAATATTAGTTGGCAACAAGGCTGACATGGATGAAAGCAAAcgg GCTGTTCCTAAATGTAGGGGTCAAGCGCTCGCTGATGAATACGGAATCAAATTCTTCGAGACA AGTGCCAAGACGAACATGAACGTGGACGAGGTTTTCTTATCTATAGCTCAGGACATAAAGCAAAGACTTTCCGACTCAAACTCAAAGTCAGAG CCTCAGACTATAAAAATTACCAAGCCAGGCCAGACAGGCAGGGCTGCCCAAGGTGCTAATAAATCGGCTTGCTGTGGCTAA
- the LOC121747089 gene encoding soluble inorganic pyrophosphatase 4-like isoform X3: MAPPTEQSEKLPVFKKLPLNERILSSMTRKNVAAHPWHDLEIGPGAPKIFNCVVEISKGSKVKYELDKKTGLIKVDRVLYSSVVYPHNYGFIPRTLCEDSDPMDVLVIMQEPVLPGCFLRAKAIGLMPMIDQGEKDDKIIAVCADDPEYRDYTDIKELPPHRLAEIRRFFEESTNAYGAIQLSMDLYADYIVESLRR, encoded by the exons ATGGCACCACCTACAGAGCAGTCGGAAAAACTCCCTGTTTTCAAGAAGCTGCCTCTTAATGAAAGGATACTCTCTTCCATGACTAGGAAAAATGTTGCTGCTCATCCTTGGCATGATCTTGAGATAG GACCCGGAGCTCCAAAGATCTTCAACTGT GTGGTCGAAATAAGTAAGGGAAGTAAGGTGAAATATGAACTTGACAAGAAAACTGGTCTAATCAAG GTTGATCGAGTTCTATACTCATCTGTTGTGTACCCTCATAACTATGGCTTCATACCCCGCACACTCTGTGAAGACAGTGACCCAATGGATGTATTGGTCATTATGCAG GAACCAGTTCTTCCAGGATGCTTTCTCAGAGCTAAAGCTATCGGCCTCATGCCTATGATTGATCAG GGAGAGAAAGATGACAAGATAATTGCTGTCTGTGCTGATGATCCTGAATACCGTGATTATACTGACATTAAAGAGCTTCCACCCCATCGCTTGGCTGAAATCCGTCGTTTTTTTGAGGAGT CCACTAATGCATATGGAGCTATACAGCTCTCCAT GGACTTGTATGCAGACTATATCGTGGAGAGTCTGAGGCGCTGA
- the LOC121747089 gene encoding soluble inorganic pyrophosphatase 4-like isoform X2 translates to MAPPTEQSEKLPVFKKLPLNERILSSMTRKNVAAHPWHDLEIGPGAPKIFNCVVEISKGSKVKYELDKKTGLIKVDRVLYSSVVYPHNYGFIPRTLCEDSDPMDVLVIMQEPVLPGCFLRAKAIGLMPMIDQGEKDDKIIAVCADDPEYRDYTDIKELPPHRLAEIRRFFEEYKKNENKEVAVDDFLPATNAYGAIQLSMDLYADYIVESLRR, encoded by the exons ATGGCACCACCTACAGAGCAGTCGGAAAAACTCCCTGTTTTCAAGAAGCTGCCTCTTAATGAAAGGATACTCTCTTCCATGACTAGGAAAAATGTTGCTGCTCATCCTTGGCATGATCTTGAGATAG GACCCGGAGCTCCAAAGATCTTCAACTGT GTGGTCGAAATAAGTAAGGGAAGTAAGGTGAAATATGAACTTGACAAGAAAACTGGTCTAATCAAG GTTGATCGAGTTCTATACTCATCTGTTGTGTACCCTCATAACTATGGCTTCATACCCCGCACACTCTGTGAAGACAGTGACCCAATGGATGTATTGGTCATTATGCAG GAACCAGTTCTTCCAGGATGCTTTCTCAGAGCTAAAGCTATCGGCCTCATGCCTATGATTGATCAG GGAGAGAAAGATGACAAGATAATTGCTGTCTGTGCTGATGATCCTGAATACCGTGATTATACTGACATTAAAGAGCTTCCACCCCATCGCTTGGCTGAAATCCGTCGTTTTTTTGAGGAGT ACAAGAAAAATGAGAACAAGGAGGTTGCTGTTGATGACTTTCTACCAGCCACTAATGCATATGGAGCTATACAGCTCTCCAT GGACTTGTATGCAGACTATATCGTGGAGAGTCTGAGGCGCTGA
- the LOC121747089 gene encoding soluble inorganic pyrophosphatase 4-like isoform X1 yields the protein MPAVMAPPTEQSEKLPVFKKLPLNERILSSMTRKNVAAHPWHDLEIGPGAPKIFNCVVEISKGSKVKYELDKKTGLIKVDRVLYSSVVYPHNYGFIPRTLCEDSDPMDVLVIMQEPVLPGCFLRAKAIGLMPMIDQGEKDDKIIAVCADDPEYRDYTDIKELPPHRLAEIRRFFEEYKKNENKEVAVDDFLPATNAYGAIQLSMDLYADYIVESLRR from the exons ATGCCTGCAGTTATGGCACCACCTACAGAGCAGTCGGAAAAACTCCCTGTTTTCAAGAAGCTGCCTCTTAATGAAAGGATACTCTCTTCCATGACTAGGAAAAATGTTGCTGCTCATCCTTGGCATGATCTTGAGATAG GACCCGGAGCTCCAAAGATCTTCAACTGT GTGGTCGAAATAAGTAAGGGAAGTAAGGTGAAATATGAACTTGACAAGAAAACTGGTCTAATCAAG GTTGATCGAGTTCTATACTCATCTGTTGTGTACCCTCATAACTATGGCTTCATACCCCGCACACTCTGTGAAGACAGTGACCCAATGGATGTATTGGTCATTATGCAG GAACCAGTTCTTCCAGGATGCTTTCTCAGAGCTAAAGCTATCGGCCTCATGCCTATGATTGATCAG GGAGAGAAAGATGACAAGATAATTGCTGTCTGTGCTGATGATCCTGAATACCGTGATTATACTGACATTAAAGAGCTTCCACCCCATCGCTTGGCTGAAATCCGTCGTTTTTTTGAGGAGT ACAAGAAAAATGAGAACAAGGAGGTTGCTGTTGATGACTTTCTACCAGCCACTAATGCATATGGAGCTATACAGCTCTCCAT GGACTTGTATGCAGACTATATCGTGGAGAGTCTGAGGCGCTGA